The following are from one region of the Lacinutrix sp. Bg11-31 genome:
- the nusA gene encoding transcription termination factor NusA, giving the protein MENIALIESFSEFKDDKLIDRVTLMAILEDVFRNALKKKFGDDDNFDIIINPDKGDLEIWRNRIVVADGEVEEPNQEISLTAARKIEPDFEVGEDVSQEVKLIDLGRRAILALRQNLISKIHEHDNTNIFKHFKELEGSLYTAEVHHIRHRAVILLDDEGNEIILPKDKQIPSDFFRKGDNVRGIIDSVELKGNKPAIIMSRTSPKFLEKLFESEIPEVFDGLITIKNVVRIPGEKAKVAVDSYDDRIDPVGACVGMKGSRIHGIVRELGNENIDVINYTSNLQLYITRALSPARVTSIKIDEENKRAEAILKPEEVSKAIGRGGHNIRLAGQLTGYEIDVFREGAEEDVELREFTDEIEGWVIKEFSKAGLDTAKSILEQDVADLVKRTDLEEETILDVIRILKEEFED; this is encoded by the coding sequence ATGGAAAATATAGCGTTAATTGAGTCATTTTCAGAGTTTAAAGACGATAAATTAATCGATCGTGTTACGCTAATGGCAATTTTAGAGGATGTTTTTAGAAATGCATTAAAGAAGAAGTTTGGTGATGATGATAACTTCGATATTATTATAAATCCAGATAAAGGAGATTTAGAGATTTGGAGAAATAGAATTGTAGTTGCAGATGGAGAAGTAGAAGAGCCAAATCAAGAGATTTCTTTAACAGCTGCTAGAAAGATTGAACCAGATTTTGAAGTTGGTGAAGATGTTTCGCAAGAGGTTAAGCTTATAGACCTTGGTCGTCGTGCTATTTTAGCATTACGTCAAAATTTAATTTCTAAAATTCACGAACACGATAATACTAACATCTTTAAGCACTTTAAAGAGCTTGAAGGAAGTTTATATACAGCAGAGGTTCATCATATTCGTCACAGAGCAGTTATTTTATTAGATGACGAAGGGAACGAAATAATATTACCAAAAGACAAGCAGATACCATCAGATTTTTTCCGTAAAGGAGACAATGTAAGAGGTATTATTGATAGCGTTGAGCTTAAAGGTAACAAGCCTGCGATTATTATGTCGCGTACGTCACCTAAGTTTTTAGAAAAATTATTTGAATCTGAAATACCTGAAGTATTCGATGGTTTAATTACTATTAAAAACGTAGTAAGAATTCCAGGAGAAAAGGCTAAAGTAGCTGTAGATTCTTACGATGATAGAATTGATCCTGTTGGAGCTTGTGTTGGTATGAAAGGTTCTAGAATTCATGGTATTGTTCGCGAATTAGGAAATGAGAATATAGATGTAATTAACTATACTAGTAACTTGCAATTATACATTACAAGAGCATTAAGCCCAGCACGTGTAACATCAATAAAAATTGATGAAGAAAATAAACGTGCAGAGGCTATCTTAAAACCAGAAGAGGTAAGTAAAGCTATTGGTCGTGGAGGTCACAATATCCGTTTAGCTGGGCAACTTACGGGATACGAGATTGATGTATTTAGAGAAGGTGCAGAAGAAGATGTTGAATTAAGAGAATTCACTGATGAAATAGAAGGCTGGGTAATTAAAGAATTTAGCAAAGCAGGTTTAGATACAGCAAAAAGTATTTTAGAACAAGATGTTGCAGATTTAGTAAAAAGAACAGACTTAGAAGAAGAAACAATATTAGATGTTATAAGAATTCTTAAGGAAGAATTCGAAGATTAA
- the infB gene encoding translation initiation factor IF-2 yields the protein MAETIRLNKVLRELNISLDRAVEFLDSKGVEVEKRPTTKISEATYKVLSDEFQTDAGKKVKSQAVSEAKLKEKEDLRVKREQELEAKRKEEDAKAAIAKAKAEEVVKAAKILAGPKKVGKIDLDPKKKAPKVEEKEVKEVKVEAPKKEEKTETKTPVKTEAKKESTPNKVEAPKVETPKADTKKTDKETSTEEVAPAEVSNEPETVETKYQKLSGPKIAGEKIDLSQFNKPKKKKEVVKKGDDANKKKRRRISKPGDNRPSTTGNRGGNTRGGNDRFKGKPGQGRRAPIVKAEPTEEDVKKQVRETLEKLQGKSNKGRGAKNRRDKRDKHREQTEIDEQIEAAESKILKVTEFVTSSEVATMMDVQVTQIISACMSLGMMVTMNQRLDAETLTIVAEEFGYKVEFITADIEDSIVEVEDKPEDLVERAPIVTVMGHVDHGKTSLLDYIRQENVIAGESGGITQHIGAYGVELENGQKIAFLDTPGHEAFTAMRARGAQVTDIAIIVAAADDDIMPQTKEAISHAQAAGVPIVFAINKIDKPDANPEKIKEGLAQMNLLVEDWGGKIQSHDISAKVGTGVKELLEKVLLEAELLELKANPNKPAIGTVVEAFLDKGRGYVSTILVQAGTLKVGDYVLAGKNSGKIKAMQDERGHDVLSAGPSTPVSILGLDGAPQAGDKFNVFADEREAKQIATKRMQLQREQDVRTTKTLTLAEIGRRIALGTFKELNIILKGDVDGSVEALTDSFQKLSTEEIQVNILHKGVGAITESDVLLATASDAIIIGFNVRPVGNARVIADREEVDIRTYSIIYDAINDLKDAMEGMLSPELKEEITGTAEIREIFKVTKIGSIAGCMVMNGKIYRNSQIRLIRDGVVVYTGELDSLKRFKDDVKEVGKGYDCGMQVKNYNDIKEGDVIEAFHEVEVKKKLK from the coding sequence ATGGCTGAAACGATTAGATTAAATAAGGTACTACGTGAGCTTAACATCTCTCTAGATCGCGCTGTGGAATTTTTAGATTCCAAAGGTGTCGAGGTAGAGAAGCGTCCGACTACGAAAATTTCTGAAGCAACTTACAAGGTGCTTTCAGATGAATTTCAAACAGATGCTGGTAAGAAGGTAAAGTCTCAAGCTGTTAGTGAAGCTAAGCTTAAAGAAAAGGAAGATTTACGTGTTAAACGTGAGCAAGAATTAGAAGCTAAGCGAAAAGAAGAGGATGCCAAAGCAGCAATAGCCAAAGCTAAAGCAGAGGAAGTTGTTAAAGCGGCTAAAATACTTGCTGGACCTAAAAAAGTTGGTAAAATCGATTTAGATCCTAAAAAGAAAGCGCCTAAAGTAGAAGAAAAGGAAGTTAAAGAGGTTAAAGTCGAAGCTCCTAAAAAGGAAGAAAAAACAGAAACTAAAACTCCAGTTAAAACTGAAGCTAAAAAAGAATCTACGCCTAATAAAGTTGAAGCTCCAAAAGTAGAAACTCCTAAAGCAGATACTAAAAAAACTGATAAAGAAACTTCTACTGAAGAAGTTGCTCCTGCAGAGGTAAGTAATGAGCCAGAAACAGTAGAAACAAAATATCAAAAATTATCTGGACCTAAAATAGCAGGTGAAAAGATTGATTTATCTCAATTTAATAAGCCTAAGAAAAAGAAAGAGGTTGTTAAAAAAGGTGATGATGCTAACAAGAAAAAGCGTCGTCGTATCTCTAAGCCAGGTGATAATAGACCAAGTACAACAGGTAACCGAGGAGGGAATACTCGTGGTGGAAACGATAGATTTAAAGGGAAACCTGGACAAGGTCGTCGTGCTCCTATCGTAAAAGCGGAACCTACTGAGGAGGATGTGAAAAAACAAGTAAGAGAAACACTTGAAAAATTACAAGGAAAATCTAACAAAGGTAGAGGAGCTAAAAATAGAAGAGATAAAAGAGATAAGCATAGAGAGCAGACTGAAATCGATGAGCAAATCGAAGCAGCAGAAAGCAAAATTCTTAAAGTAACAGAGTTTGTTACTTCAAGCGAAGTTGCTACGATGATGGATGTACAGGTCACTCAAATTATCTCAGCATGTATGTCTCTTGGTATGATGGTGACAATGAATCAGCGCTTAGATGCTGAAACATTAACTATCGTAGCTGAAGAATTTGGATATAAAGTAGAGTTTATAACAGCAGATATTGAGGATTCAATTGTTGAAGTAGAGGATAAGCCCGAAGATTTAGTTGAACGCGCACCTATTGTAACAGTAATGGGACACGTAGATCATGGTAAAACATCACTTCTAGATTACATTCGTCAAGAAAACGTAATCGCAGGAGAGTCTGGTGGAATAACACAACATATTGGAGCATATGGTGTAGAATTAGAAAATGGTCAAAAAATCGCATTTTTAGATACTCCAGGTCACGAGGCCTTTACAGCCATGCGTGCACGTGGTGCTCAAGTAACAGATATTGCAATTATTGTAGCAGCAGCAGATGATGACATCATGCCGCAAACAAAAGAAGCAATTTCTCATGCTCAAGCAGCAGGAGTCCCAATTGTATTTGCAATTAACAAAATAGATAAGCCAGACGCTAATCCTGAAAAGATTAAAGAAGGTTTAGCACAAATGAATCTTTTAGTTGAAGATTGGGGAGGGAAAATTCAATCTCATGATATTTCAGCAAAAGTAGGAACTGGTGTAAAAGAATTATTAGAAAAAGTATTGCTAGAAGCAGAATTATTAGAGCTTAAGGCAAACCCAAATAAACCAGCAATAGGAACAGTAGTTGAAGCATTCTTAGACAAAGGTCGTGGTTATGTGTCAACAATATTAGTTCAAGCAGGAACACTTAAAGTAGGTGACTATGTATTAGCAGGTAAAAACAGTGGTAAGATTAAAGCAATGCAAGATGAACGTGGACATGATGTTCTATCTGCTGGTCCTTCTACTCCTGTATCAATATTAGGATTAGATGGCGCACCACAAGCTGGTGATAAATTTAATGTATTTGCAGATGAGCGTGAAGCGAAGCAAATTGCAACAAAACGTATGCAGTTACAACGTGAGCAAGATGTTCGTACTACTAAAACATTAACACTTGCAGAAATTGGTCGTCGTATCGCATTAGGTACATTTAAAGAATTAAATATTATTCTTAAAGGTGATGTTGATGGTTCTGTTGAGGCGTTAACAGACTCTTTCCAGAAACTTTCTACTGAAGAAATTCAAGTAAATATCTTACATAAAGGTGTTGGAGCTATTACAGAAAGTGATGTATTATTAGCAACTGCTTCAGATGCGATTATTATCGGGTTTAATGTGCGTCCTGTTGGAAATGCAAGAGTTATTGCAGATAGAGAAGAAGTCGATATTAGAACTTACTCAATTATATACGATGCTATTAATGATCTTAAAGATGCAATGGAAGGTATGTTATCTCCAGAGCTTAAAGAAGAAATTACTGGTACTGCAGAAATTAGAGAAATCTTTAAGGTTACTAAAATTGGAAGTATTGCAGGTTGTATGGTAATGAATGGTAAAATTTACAGAAACTCTCAAATACGTTTAATACGTGACGGAGTTGTAGTTTACACAGGCGAATTAGATTCTTTAAAACGATTTAAAGATGATGTTAAAGAAGTTGGTAAAGGATACGATTGTGGTATGCAAGTTAAAAATTACAACGACATTAAAGAAGGCGATGTAATAGAAGCTTTCCATGAAGTAGAAGTTAAGAAGAAGCTTAAATAA
- a CDS encoding SPOR domain-containing protein gives MNIKSLKILCLSLGLTFSSCIVLAQQGTVIVNQDPEITALLKLKKQINNEDEDSDRYKIQIYSGSRAKAESTENSFDGAYNSWSSKLVYETPNYKIWVGSFRTRLEADKALKKIKNKFPSAFIFKPKKRT, from the coding sequence ATGAACATTAAATCACTTAAAATCCTTTGTTTATCATTAGGCTTAACGTTTTCAAGCTGTATCGTTTTAGCTCAACAAGGAACTGTTATTGTAAATCAAGATCCTGAGATTACAGCTTTATTAAAGTTAAAAAAACAAATAAATAACGAAGATGAAGATAGTGATCGTTATAAAATTCAGATTTATTCTGGCTCAAGAGCTAAAGCTGAAAGTACAGAAAATAGTTTTGATGGCGCTTATAATTCTTGGTCTTCAAAATTGGTATACGAAACACCAAACTACAAAATTTGGGTTGGTAGTTTTAGAACAAGACTAGAAGCTGACAAAGCATTAAAGAAAATAAAAAATAAGTTTCCAAGCGCTTTTATTTTTAAGCCGAAGAAGAGGACTTAA